In a single window of the Nitrospira sp. MA-1 genome:
- a CDS encoding efflux transporter outer membrane subunit, which produces MRSFCALFLSSVLLMSCAMGPDYSRPDIKTADQFRMSDTEGESIANLPWWELLHDEELQKLIRVALEENKNLQEAAASVEEFQARVFIERMEFAPQLSTQLNAPVLGKFGGFARQGFPSNFSYFGIGNLNWEIDIWGRIRRSNEAAFGDLLAREENRRAVILQLVSGVAGGYLELLQFDMQLDIAKRTLGSWEESVKIARARLRQGVSSRLDADQFEAERANAAARVAQFERLMVQKENELSVFLGRNPFRIPRGQILTEQIFPPTVPPGLPSELLQRRPDIVQAEHELAAATARIGVAKAERFPKFSITGILGLASPQLSSLVSSGSEFGQAGLGLAGPVFNAQILGFQQEAVVAQAKQVLAQYEQTILVAFKEVEDALVAVRTAESQGIAQQEQVTALRSALRLADLRYKGGLTSYVDVLIAKRDLFNAELELTSTRRLHLVSMVQLYKALGGGWSPESPEGTIAISSSSSEQSNPGN; this is translated from the coding sequence GCATGTCCGACACCGAAGGGGAGTCTATCGCGAATCTTCCCTGGTGGGAATTGCTTCACGACGAGGAATTGCAAAAACTCATTCGTGTGGCGTTGGAGGAAAATAAAAATCTTCAAGAAGCCGCCGCCAGTGTCGAGGAATTCCAAGCTCGAGTGTTCATCGAACGAATGGAATTTGCCCCTCAATTAAGTACGCAACTCAATGCTCCGGTTTTAGGGAAATTTGGCGGTTTTGCCAGACAGGGATTCCCCAGCAACTTTAGTTATTTTGGAATCGGGAATTTGAATTGGGAGATTGATATCTGGGGACGCATTCGTCGGTCAAATGAAGCAGCGTTTGGCGATTTGCTTGCCCGCGAAGAAAATAGACGGGCCGTCATCCTTCAGTTGGTCAGTGGTGTGGCAGGAGGGTATTTGGAATTGTTGCAATTCGACATGCAGTTGGACATTGCCAAGCGAACGCTTGGTTCATGGGAAGAATCGGTGAAAATTGCCCGTGCGCGATTACGACAAGGGGTAAGTTCAAGACTCGATGCAGACCAATTTGAGGCTGAACGAGCCAATGCGGCGGCCCGGGTCGCTCAATTCGAGCGGCTCATGGTGCAGAAGGAAAACGAACTGAGTGTATTCCTTGGCCGGAACCCATTTAGGATTCCTCGAGGACAGATTCTCACCGAGCAGATTTTTCCGCCAACAGTCCCGCCCGGTCTCCCTTCGGAATTGCTTCAGCGCCGTCCGGATATCGTACAAGCAGAACACGAACTGGCAGCGGCGACCGCCCGAATCGGTGTTGCGAAAGCGGAACGGTTTCCCAAGTTCTCGATTACGGGTATTCTTGGTCTCGCAAGCCCCCAACTTTCGAGTCTGGTCAGTTCCGGCAGTGAATTTGGGCAAGCCGGCCTGGGACTCGCCGGTCCGGTGTTCAATGCACAGATTCTGGGGTTTCAACAAGAAGCCGTGGTGGCACAGGCAAAGCAGGTGTTGGCTCAATACGAGCAGACCATTCTTGTGGCATTCAAAGAAGTAGAGGATGCCCTGGTGGCAGTGCGCACGGCCGAATCCCAAGGGATTGCCCAGCAGGAACAGGTGACGGCTCTCCGGTCGGCCTTGCGTCTGGCCGACCTTCGCTATAAAGGCGGCCTGACCAGTTATGTGGATGTGCTCATCGCCAAACGGGATTTGTTCAATGCCGAACTCGAGCTTACGTCCACCCGTCGTCTGCATTTGGTGTCGATGGTGCAACTCTATAAAGCGTTGGGCGGAGGATGGTCCCCGGAATCTCCTGAAGGAACCATTGCCATTTCCAGCTCATCATCCGAGCAAAGCAATCCCGGTAACTGA
- a CDS encoding sugar transferase: protein MHFRRQILIKLMHFGDLLLLGMSFLIVLWVFYAPNNSLMAFEEFLALRIKIENFLVGAVMVGIWHVGCASLGLYESKRLSTIAQEVPDIIKATLLVTFVTAGIALLFRIDMVSAEVLLSFWILSTVLICLSRVGVRVTLAWMRRKGRNLRNILIIGTNPRALAFAREIQSKPELGYCLLGYVDEPWDGLNHEHLEDVPILTDLKKFPGFIRTFSVDEVLLALPFRSFYQEAAQVVAQCEEQGILVRVLGDLFSPKLAKSTIDEVGLHPTFSLNTGAIGDQAVLIKRAIDLIIAIPSVILLLPFFAIVAAAIKLSSPGPVFFIQERVGLNKRLFPFIKFRTMVPDAELQQAELEHLNEVDGAAFKITNDPRVTPLGRLLRKASIDELPQLINVINGDMSLVGPRPLPVRDLQEFYEDWHRRRFSVRPGLTGLWQVSGRSSTSFAKWMELDLHYIDKWSIWLDLKILFKTIPAVMKGSGAV from the coding sequence ATGCATTTTCGAAGACAAATTCTAATTAAATTAATGCATTTCGGTGACCTGCTGTTACTCGGCATGTCTTTTCTGATTGTTTTGTGGGTGTTCTATGCACCGAACAACAGCCTAATGGCCTTTGAGGAATTTTTGGCATTGCGAATTAAAATTGAAAATTTTCTCGTAGGGGCTGTCATGGTGGGAATCTGGCATGTGGGGTGTGCCTCCTTGGGGCTGTATGAATCGAAACGACTGTCTACGATCGCCCAAGAGGTACCGGATATCATTAAAGCCACTTTGCTCGTGACCTTCGTCACGGCAGGGATCGCTCTCCTATTTCGAATCGATATGGTGTCCGCCGAAGTACTTCTAAGCTTTTGGATCCTTTCGACTGTACTGATATGTCTCAGCCGGGTAGGTGTGCGAGTAACGTTGGCATGGATGAGACGAAAGGGAAGAAATTTACGCAATATTCTCATCATTGGCACCAACCCACGTGCATTAGCATTCGCTAGAGAAATTCAATCCAAGCCTGAATTGGGATACTGCCTACTAGGCTATGTGGATGAGCCGTGGGATGGACTCAACCATGAGCACCTTGAGGATGTTCCTATTCTAACTGACCTTAAAAAATTCCCTGGATTTATTCGAACGTTTTCGGTTGATGAAGTGCTCCTCGCTCTTCCTTTTCGCTCTTTTTATCAAGAAGCTGCTCAAGTCGTGGCACAATGTGAAGAGCAGGGTATTCTCGTTCGTGTGTTGGGAGATCTTTTTTCTCCGAAGCTGGCAAAATCTACCATTGATGAGGTGGGACTCCATCCCACTTTCAGCCTCAATACCGGAGCAATTGGAGATCAGGCTGTTTTGATTAAACGAGCTATTGATTTAATTATTGCCATCCCTTCGGTTATTCTCCTTCTCCCATTTTTTGCAATCGTCGCTGCGGCCATAAAATTGAGTTCACCCGGACCGGTCTTTTTCATACAGGAACGAGTCGGGTTGAATAAACGGTTATTTCCTTTTATTAAATTTCGGACCATGGTGCCCGATGCTGAATTACAGCAGGCGGAACTCGAACATTTAAACGAAGTTGATGGAGCTGCGTTTAAAATTACCAATGATCCTCGAGTGACACCACTAGGGCGCTTGTTGCGCAAAGCCAGTATTGATGAATTACCGCAATTAATAAATGTCATCAATGGAGACATGAGCCTGGTTGGCCCACGGCCGCTTCCGGTTCGAGATCTTCAGGAGTTCTATGAGGATTGGCATCGTCGACGCTTTAGCGTCAGGCCAGGTCTCACCGGTCTATGGCAGGTCAGTGGGCGAAGTTCTACCTCCTTTGCTAAATGGATGGAACTTGACCTGCACTATATCGATAAGTGGTCAATCTGGTTGGATCTAAAAATCTTGTTCAAGACCATTCCGGCTGTAATGAAAGGAAGTGGGGCGGTTTAA
- the gmd gene encoding GDP-mannose 4,6-dehydratase — protein sequence MSKTALITGITGQDGSYLAELLLSKGYSVHGIIRRASTFNTARIDHIYADPHDPHTKLFLHYGDLTDSGQLTNLIYNTQPQEVYHLGAQSHVRVSFDTPEYTGDVTGLGTTRILEAIKRSEVSCKFYQASSSEMFGNASPPQSEDTAFYPRSPYGAAKVYAYWMTVNYREGTNLFACNGILFNHESPRRGETFVTRKISRAVAHIKAGKQKDLYLGNLEAKRDWGFAPEYAEGMHHMLQMDTPCDFVLGTGETHTVREFVEESFGYVGLDWRDFVKEDPQYLRPTEVDVLVANPEKAHRILKWQPRITFKDLVKIMVDADMRKLGMEPKGDGDSILRQKFPQKWWKGD from the coding sequence ATGTCAAAAACTGCGCTTATTACCGGTATTACCGGACAAGATGGGTCCTATCTGGCCGAGCTTCTTCTTTCCAAGGGATACTCCGTTCATGGAATAATCAGACGGGCCAGCACCTTTAATACTGCTCGCATTGATCATATCTACGCCGACCCTCATGATCCCCATACCAAGCTTTTCCTTCATTATGGCGATCTTACCGATTCAGGCCAACTGACCAATCTCATCTATAATACGCAACCTCAAGAGGTCTATCACCTCGGAGCGCAAAGCCATGTCCGGGTGAGTTTTGATACTCCAGAATATACCGGAGATGTGACAGGCCTAGGCACCACCCGTATCCTTGAGGCTATAAAGCGAAGCGAGGTATCCTGCAAATTTTATCAAGCTTCCTCGAGCGAAATGTTTGGAAACGCCAGCCCCCCTCAATCGGAGGATACCGCCTTTTATCCCAGAAGCCCCTATGGAGCGGCAAAGGTCTATGCCTATTGGATGACAGTCAATTACCGGGAAGGGACTAATTTATTTGCCTGCAATGGGATTCTTTTTAACCATGAATCCCCCAGACGAGGAGAAACCTTTGTCACGCGGAAAATCAGCCGCGCAGTCGCTCATATAAAAGCTGGAAAGCAAAAAGATTTGTATCTGGGAAATCTGGAAGCTAAAAGGGACTGGGGTTTTGCGCCAGAGTACGCAGAGGGCATGCACCATATGCTTCAAATGGATACACCGTGTGATTTTGTTCTGGGTACTGGAGAAACTCATACAGTTCGGGAATTTGTCGAGGAAAGCTTTGGGTACGTTGGTCTCGATTGGCGTGATTTCGTGAAGGAAGACCCACAGTATCTGCGTCCAACCGAAGTCGATGTCCTGGTTGCCAACCCTGAAAAGGCGCATAGGATACTCAAATGGCAACCACGGATCACCTTCAAAGACCTCGTCAAAATCATGGTCGATGCGGATATGCGAAAGTTGGGAATGGAACCCAAAGGGGATGGCGATTCCATCCTTCGTCAGAAATTTCCACAAAAGTGGTGGAAGGGTGATTAG
- a CDS encoding GDP-L-fucose synthase, whose amino-acid sequence MEPTSKIYIAGHMGMMGSAFLRQLQARGQTHILTRTRRELDLTNQAAVQGFFENEKPDYVFVAAAKVGGIMANATYPADFIYQNLAIQTNILHAAYLTGVKRVLFLGSVCIYPKHCPQPIKEDYLLTGALEPTNEPYAIAKIAGLKMCEAYNRQFGTQYLCAMPTNLYGSGDNFNLETSHVLPALIRKFHELKVSGTPVTLWGTGQASREFLHVDDCANACLFLMDLDPERFQTLLEYHAGPLVNVGSGEDISIRGLAEMIKELIGASGQINWDSTKPDGTPKRKLDITRLHALGWQPNISLSNGIKMTYDWYLRHDTPGQLMEAHS is encoded by the coding sequence ATGGAACCAACCAGTAAAATATACATAGCCGGTCATATGGGAATGATGGGTTCGGCCTTTCTGCGTCAACTTCAGGCCAGAGGGCAGACGCATATTCTTACACGAACTCGTCGTGAACTGGACTTGACGAATCAGGCTGCAGTCCAAGGCTTTTTTGAAAATGAAAAACCGGATTATGTATTTGTGGCGGCAGCCAAGGTCGGAGGTATCATGGCCAATGCCACTTATCCCGCCGATTTCATTTATCAGAACCTGGCGATTCAAACCAATATTTTACATGCGGCCTATCTCACCGGGGTGAAGCGAGTTTTGTTTTTGGGAAGCGTGTGTATTTATCCCAAGCATTGTCCCCAACCGATTAAAGAAGACTATCTGTTGACCGGCGCGCTTGAGCCGACTAATGAACCCTATGCCATTGCCAAAATTGCAGGATTAAAAATGTGCGAGGCATATAATCGACAATTCGGGACGCAATATTTGTGTGCGATGCCAACGAACCTCTATGGAAGCGGGGATAATTTTAATCTGGAAACCAGCCATGTGTTACCTGCACTCATCAGGAAATTTCATGAATTAAAGGTTTCTGGCACTCCTGTTACGCTTTGGGGCACAGGTCAAGCCAGCCGGGAATTTCTTCATGTTGATGACTGTGCGAACGCCTGCCTTTTCCTCATGGATTTGGATCCTGAGCGATTTCAGACCTTGCTCGAATATCATGCCGGTCCCTTGGTGAATGTCGGGAGTGGAGAGGACATTAGTATCCGGGGTCTGGCTGAAATGATTAAAGAGCTTATTGGAGCATCCGGGCAGATCAATTGGGATTCTACTAAACCAGACGGAACCCCCAAGCGGAAACTGGATATAACCCGTCTCCATGCGCTGGGTTGGCAGCCCAATATTTCTCTTTCCAACGGCATCAAAATGACCTATGACTGGTATTTGCGACACGATACGCCTGGGCAACTCATGGAGGCTCATTCTTGA
- a CDS encoding WecB/TagA/CpsF family glycosyltransferase: protein MNTIGMLPSTSPSELSDSPKGMARQHSPCPPKFNLFGIGVSRTDYQEATILLIQAAQERRSLIVDHMPVHGLIEACSDSSLKKKINQFDIVAPDGQPVRWALNRFHQANLSDRVYGPELMLRLCHQAEQKGVGVYLYGSQPDVLGGLKRNLLHRFPSLRIVGAEAPPFRPLTQDEDQAAVARINASGAGLIFLGLGCPKQEHFAFDHREKIHGVQLCVGAAFDFHAGTKEIAPPWMQRNSLEWVFRLWCEPKRLWKRYLVTNSIFLWKILRHEFGILK, encoded by the coding sequence TTGAATACTATCGGAATGCTCCCCTCCACCAGTCCCTCTGAATTATCTGATTCCCCGAAAGGGATGGCCAGGCAACATTCTCCTTGTCCGCCAAAATTTAATCTATTCGGTATCGGAGTCAGTCGGACTGATTATCAGGAAGCCACCATTCTCCTGATTCAGGCAGCTCAAGAACGCCGCTCTCTGATCGTGGATCATATGCCTGTGCATGGCCTCATCGAAGCCTGTTCAGATTCTTCCTTGAAGAAGAAAATCAACCAGTTCGATATTGTCGCCCCGGATGGGCAGCCGGTTCGGTGGGCATTGAATCGATTTCATCAAGCCAATCTTTCTGACCGTGTATACGGTCCCGAGTTAATGCTGCGGTTATGTCACCAGGCCGAGCAAAAAGGAGTTGGTGTCTATCTCTATGGAAGCCAGCCGGATGTCTTGGGGGGATTGAAACGAAATCTTCTTCACCGGTTTCCTTCGCTACGAATCGTGGGAGCCGAAGCTCCTCCCTTCCGACCGCTCACCCAAGATGAGGATCAGGCGGCTGTGGCTCGAATCAATGCGAGTGGCGCCGGGCTTATTTTTTTGGGTCTGGGATGTCCAAAACAGGAGCATTTTGCCTTTGATCATCGTGAAAAAATCCACGGTGTGCAATTGTGCGTCGGTGCGGCCTTTGATTTTCATGCCGGCACGAAAGAAATAGCACCGCCTTGGATGCAACGAAACAGCTTAGAGTGGGTATTTCGTTTGTGGTGCGAGCCCAAGAGATTATGGAAGCGGTATCTTGTCACGAATTCCATCTTTTTATGGAAAATACTAAGGCATGAATTCGGTATTTTGAAATGA
- a CDS encoding bifunctional UDP-4-keto-pentose/UDP-xylose synthase has protein sequence MKILCLGGAGFIGSHLTARLLKERHTVTVVDQAHDKIQEWVGFDNLRIVKEDIRRPDWGLRELVQDADVVIDLIAYANPGLYVKMPLEVFRLNFTENLKIAETCVALNKRLIQFSTCEVYGKTPASFMNGHLLNSDDPRHATFSEDSTNLIMGPVNKHRWIYASAKQLLERVLHAYGLELGFNYTIIRPFNFIGPKIDFLLSEGEGIPRVFSFFMDALLTGTNMKLVNGGHHRRCYTYIDDAVDAIYRIIMDVNGVCNREIFNIGTPSNEISIRELAIKMQDIFVRRYPRNDHPLPQIVDVSGEEFYGKGYEDSDRRIPDISKAEALIGWKPQWGLNELLESTMDYYVNHVNMTREKIAPALKETHI, from the coding sequence GTGAAAATACTTTGCCTTGGGGGAGCCGGATTTATTGGATCTCATCTAACAGCTCGACTCCTTAAAGAAAGACATACTGTCACTGTGGTCGATCAAGCCCACGACAAGATTCAAGAGTGGGTCGGGTTTGATAATCTGAGAATCGTCAAGGAAGATATTCGAAGGCCAGATTGGGGGTTGAGGGAACTGGTTCAAGACGCGGATGTGGTCATAGATTTGATTGCCTATGCGAATCCCGGGCTTTACGTAAAAATGCCATTAGAGGTTTTCCGGTTAAATTTCACCGAAAATTTGAAAATTGCCGAAACCTGCGTAGCACTGAATAAACGATTAATTCAGTTTTCGACGTGCGAGGTATATGGCAAAACCCCTGCTAGTTTCATGAACGGTCATTTGCTGAATTCTGACGATCCCCGACATGCCACTTTCTCGGAAGATAGCACAAACCTCATCATGGGGCCGGTTAATAAGCACCGTTGGATTTATGCATCAGCTAAGCAATTGTTGGAGCGAGTGCTTCACGCCTATGGTTTAGAACTGGGTTTTAATTACACGATTATACGTCCATTTAATTTTATTGGCCCCAAGATTGATTTTCTCCTAAGCGAAGGTGAGGGGATACCGCGAGTCTTTTCATTTTTTATGGATGCGCTTCTCACTGGAACCAATATGAAGCTCGTGAATGGGGGACATCATCGGCGTTGTTATACCTATATAGATGATGCGGTTGACGCGATTTATCGTATTATCATGGATGTAAATGGTGTCTGTAATAGGGAAATATTCAATATTGGAACACCTTCGAATGAGATTTCCATCAGGGAACTTGCAATCAAAATGCAAGATATTTTTGTTCGAAGGTACCCGAGAAATGACCATCCTCTTCCTCAGATTGTCGATGTTTCCGGTGAAGAGTTCTATGGTAAAGGCTATGAGGATTCAGATAGGCGAATCCCTGACATTTCAAAGGCAGAAGCGTTAATTGGGTGGAAACCTCAATGGGGATTAAACGAATTGTTAGAAAGTACGATGGATTACTATGTTAATCACGTGAACATGACACGGGAAAAGATAGCACCGGCACTGAAGGAAACCCATATTTAG
- a CDS encoding glycosyltransferase has product MKILHIFHDLLETGGTPFQVRSLVQAQADLGNDVLAVSYKGDSERISSNVQSVQLGNGLRSVLQFRKVLQSFKPHIIHLSGIWIPVHHVWLKEVFRFGAPCIISTNGNLSPHGFGVRFGGKRTHFYHIWRKELWHKYFDAPMLRAVACVHTPSKYEAEILAELGVTKRFVAPVGINASWIKSQPCDGRKLNDPVTFLHLGRLDIFHKGLDLVCDAVEVLMRSPNPKPFRVIMAGPSVNDSMEKLKKRVAGIGSEIFDFRDYVSGEEKKMLWTEADYFLNVYRYAGIALAPCEALGNGIPLIASLEGNLGDWTQRMNMGITVPLSGTHLADGMATVLEYSEDMYQRLSENAMKFCLSYSWEKVAQDLVDEYKRIIDDYSCGVMP; this is encoded by the coding sequence GTGAAAATACTTCATATATTTCATGATTTACTTGAAACCGGAGGGACTCCGTTTCAAGTAAGAAGCTTGGTTCAGGCTCAGGCTGATCTTGGTAACGATGTTCTTGCTGTCTCGTATAAGGGTGACTCTGAAAGAATTTCCTCAAATGTTCAGTCCGTTCAATTGGGAAATGGTTTGCGCAGTGTGTTGCAATTTCGGAAGGTCTTGCAATCGTTTAAACCTCACATCATTCATTTATCCGGTATCTGGATTCCGGTTCATCATGTCTGGTTGAAAGAGGTTTTTCGTTTTGGTGCACCCTGTATTATTTCAACGAACGGGAATTTGAGCCCCCATGGATTCGGTGTCCGTTTTGGAGGAAAGCGAACGCACTTTTACCATATTTGGAGAAAAGAACTATGGCATAAGTATTTTGATGCCCCAATGCTTAGAGCCGTAGCATGTGTTCATACCCCATCAAAATACGAAGCGGAAATTCTGGCAGAGCTTGGAGTAACAAAACGGTTTGTAGCGCCGGTCGGTATTAATGCATCCTGGATAAAGTCTCAGCCATGTGATGGTAGGAAATTGAACGATCCGGTGACCTTTCTCCATTTAGGTCGACTGGATATTTTCCATAAAGGATTAGATTTAGTTTGCGATGCGGTTGAGGTTCTGATGCGTTCCCCGAACCCCAAACCATTCCGTGTCATAATGGCTGGTCCGTCGGTAAATGATTCTATGGAAAAACTTAAAAAGCGTGTAGCGGGGATAGGAAGCGAGATTTTTGATTTTAGAGATTATGTCTCAGGGGAAGAGAAGAAGATGCTTTGGACCGAAGCAGATTATTTTCTTAATGTGTATCGTTATGCTGGCATTGCGCTTGCTCCCTGTGAAGCCTTAGGGAATGGTATTCCTCTCATTGCCTCATTGGAAGGGAATCTTGGGGATTGGACGCAGCGAATGAACATGGGAATAACCGTGCCCCTGAGTGGTACGCATTTGGCTGATGGGATGGCTACGGTTTTGGAATATTCAGAGGATATGTATCAACGGCTTTCAGAGAATGCAATGAAATTTTGTTTGAGCTACTCCTGGGAAAAAGTAGCGCAAGACTTGGTTGATGAATATAAACGAATCATCGATGACTATTCTTGCGGGGTGATGCCATGA
- a CDS encoding glycosyltransferase, giving the protein MKILHWYPNLLRGGAVANGVLGLSHSQAKLGADVVIATASTTTEPLYYSIERPKDVELFEWHPRWFMNFQGRGLRILSRNTIKKLQSFEPEIVHVHGEFNIDNLHACRIFHCPVVLSPRGAFAPRLLKRGVGLWGGKYAYLKLAKKILYEKVVAFHGLSPLEKVQIEELLPTSHVYCAAQGPNLHLEKYLIPGVRDGSFDAIQLVCVGRLDVYTKGLDYLVQAFAYAVKRMQGKRLCLRLIGPDCRGGKEHLKRLARSLGVLGQITFEGVVIGKELIQALKASDIYVQMSRYDGFGQSVCEALLMNKPAILSREIGCISYADIEDMSHIRKVHLNGSEAGDAIIDFAGRLNELNSLANFHSSQLKNIFSWESAARAHLNAYAQFSGSRLPAYSN; this is encoded by the coding sequence TTGAAGATTTTGCATTGGTATCCCAATCTTTTGAGAGGTGGTGCTGTTGCGAATGGCGTATTGGGTTTATCCCATAGTCAGGCGAAACTCGGGGCGGATGTTGTCATTGCGACTGCCAGCACCACCACCGAACCATTGTATTATTCCATAGAGCGTCCCAAGGATGTAGAGCTCTTTGAGTGGCACCCAAGGTGGTTCATGAATTTTCAAGGGCGAGGATTGCGTATCCTATCCAGAAATACGATTAAGAAATTGCAATCATTCGAACCCGAAATTGTGCACGTCCATGGCGAATTTAACATAGATAACTTGCATGCCTGCCGAATATTTCACTGTCCAGTTGTGTTGAGCCCCCGTGGAGCATTTGCCCCACGATTATTAAAAAGAGGAGTTGGCCTGTGGGGTGGGAAATATGCCTATCTTAAGCTAGCAAAAAAGATTTTATATGAAAAAGTCGTTGCATTTCATGGGCTTTCTCCATTGGAAAAAGTGCAAATTGAGGAACTCCTTCCAACGAGTCACGTCTATTGTGCTGCTCAAGGACCAAACCTTCATTTAGAAAAATACCTGATACCCGGAGTGAGAGATGGAAGCTTTGACGCAATACAATTGGTTTGTGTGGGTAGATTGGATGTCTACACAAAAGGATTAGATTACTTGGTGCAGGCTTTTGCCTATGCCGTGAAACGTATGCAAGGAAAGCGGCTTTGTCTAAGACTCATTGGCCCAGATTGCAGGGGCGGTAAAGAACACCTGAAGCGACTGGCCCGAAGCTTAGGTGTCCTTGGGCAAATCACGTTCGAAGGTGTAGTCATAGGAAAAGAACTCATCCAAGCATTGAAGGCATCTGATATTTATGTCCAGATGTCGAGATATGACGGTTTTGGGCAGAGTGTTTGTGAAGCTCTGTTGATGAATAAGCCTGCCATCCTTTCTCGGGAAATCGGATGTATCTCATATGCAGATATTGAGGATATGTCGCATATAAGGAAAGTTCATCTAAATGGAAGTGAAGCGGGTGATGCCATCATTGATTTTGCTGGACGCCTTAATGAACTTAACTCTTTGGCAAATTTTCATAGCAGTCAGTTAAAGAACATTTTTTCTTGGGAAAGCGCAGCCCGGGCCCACCTTAATGCCTATGCGCAGTTTTCCGGAAGTCGCCTGCCAGCGTACAGTAATTAA
- a CDS encoding thymidylate kinase-like protein produces MRQAAPIVLSDGVLASNLFRLFEKEGICYVLVGDSREYPAKILSDVDVVIEPECVSKLVPCLMKFCDLYNLKLIQILQHEQSAWFFVCSWTGNDGKHHVFYPDVCTDYVRWGRRFLGARCLLSGRIRKQVDADGQQCSFFVPAPEQAFIYYLLKKIDKGFLAPSHQSYLSGEWKKAQKESKKQLKKFWKEPEVEMLCDAAESNSWNEVCDALPRLRVALRENLPFSFKSFALDVQRKILRIMKPTGVHVVLLGPDGSGKSTILECIEGTLASAFRRTKRYHLRPFFGSPQHAGEPEPNPHGKPVRGFLPSLIKLGVWWIDYTIGYFISVFPFLVRSTLVLFDRYYFDLAIDPRRYRYGGPLWLAKLCGKFIPRPDLVILLDVPAEELYSRKAEVSVEESHRQRLAYREFVGTLTNGHIIDNSDRLEETIQKVEAVVLNYMAIRAISSLGHVKH; encoded by the coding sequence ATGAGACAGGCCGCGCCGATAGTCCTGTCTGATGGGGTTTTGGCATCAAATCTCTTTCGACTCTTTGAAAAAGAAGGAATTTGTTATGTACTGGTGGGGGATTCCCGGGAGTATCCAGCAAAAATATTGAGTGATGTGGATGTAGTGATTGAGCCGGAGTGCGTTAGTAAGCTTGTTCCCTGTCTGATGAAATTTTGTGATCTTTATAATTTAAAACTTATTCAGATTCTTCAGCATGAACAATCGGCATGGTTTTTTGTTTGCTCCTGGACCGGTAATGATGGCAAGCACCATGTTTTTTACCCGGATGTTTGCACTGATTATGTTCGATGGGGAAGGCGATTCTTAGGTGCTCGCTGCTTGTTGTCTGGGCGTATTCGAAAGCAGGTTGACGCAGATGGTCAGCAATGTTCTTTTTTTGTACCCGCTCCTGAACAGGCGTTTATCTATTACCTATTGAAAAAAATTGATAAAGGTTTTTTGGCTCCCAGTCATCAATCCTATCTGAGCGGAGAATGGAAAAAAGCGCAGAAGGAATCAAAGAAGCAGTTGAAAAAATTTTGGAAGGAGCCGGAGGTAGAAATGCTTTGTGACGCAGCAGAATCTAATTCGTGGAATGAGGTTTGTGATGCCTTGCCTAGGCTTCGAGTCGCTCTTCGCGAAAATCTCCCCTTTTCATTCAAAAGTTTTGCTTTAGATGTTCAAAGAAAAATTCTAAGAATAATGAAGCCAACAGGAGTTCATGTTGTCCTTCTTGGTCCGGATGGGTCTGGGAAAAGCACCATTTTGGAATGTATTGAAGGAACACTGGCATCGGCCTTTCGTAGGACCAAGCGGTATCATCTCAGGCCATTTTTTGGAAGTCCTCAGCATGCTGGAGAACCAGAACCGAATCCGCATGGTAAACCGGTGAGGGGATTCCTGCCTTCCTTGATTAAGCTTGGGGTTTGGTGGATTGATTATACCATTGGGTATTTTATCAGTGTGTTTCCTTTTTTGGTTCGTTCGACGCTTGTATTGTTTGATCGGTATTATTTCGATTTAGCCATTGATCCTAGGCGATATCGATATGGTGGTCCTCTTTGGTTAGCGAAGCTTTGTGGGAAATTTATCCCTCGGCCGGATTTAGTGATATTGTTGGATGTTCCGGCAGAGGAATTGTATTCCCGAAAAGCAGAAGTTTCGGTAGAGGAAAGCCATCGACAACGACTTGCATACCGTGAATTTGTTGGCACCCTGACAAATGGACATATTATAGATAACTCGGATCGATTAGAGGAAACGATCCAGAAGGTTGAGGCTGTCGTACTCAATTATATGGCGATCCGTGCCATCTCCAGTCTTGGTCATGTTAAGCACTGA